One window from the genome of Anaerococcus sp. Marseille-Q7828 encodes:
- the ftsH gene encoding ATP-dependent zinc metalloprotease FtsH codes for MNDKKNKSNKPFLYYWIVAVVLFVIIRYALNPIAAKDGAKEVSYSQFVSMIEKDQVTEVYKDDTKYTFKAKVDGEEKTYETGLWADTDLTDRLLDAKKRNDKLTFGKKIETSMNPWLTLFITSILPLFLIWGIFWFASRSLTKTMGGRGGADFMNFGKSNAKVYVENKTGKTFKDVAGQEEAKDSLFEIVDFLHNPGKYKEIGAKVPKGVLLVGPPGTGKTLLAKAVAGEANVPFFIISGSEFVEMFVGLGASKVRDLFKQAKEKAPCIVFIDEIDAIGKKRDVSGYSGNDEREQTLNQLLNEMDGFDATEGVVLLAATNRPEILDPALTRPGRFDRQVQVELPDKKGREDILKVHAKVVKREDDIDYEEIAARTAGTSGADLANIVNEGALRAVREGRKKLSQEDLEESIEVVIAGQQKKNAVISDDQKKIIAYHEVGHALVAAIQTHKTPVTKITIVPRTGGALGYTMTVDKDEKYIMTKEEIFDEICTLAGGRSAEELIFNTKTTGASNDIERATAMARSMVTIYGMDEDFDFMQLEQIQGRYLGGERGLIVSSGTGNKIDEKVQKIISAAHMRAIEILKENMDKLHEIADFLLKEETITGEQFMEILNRKNIAQVDQAEVIENTDVDVNDLDDGESPKEDLPPISSESEE; via the coding sequence ATGAACGATAAGAAAAATAAATCCAATAAACCCTTTTTATATTATTGGATTGTAGCGGTAGTATTATTTGTTATAATACGCTATGCCCTAAACCCAATTGCCGCAAAAGATGGAGCCAAAGAAGTATCTTACAGCCAATTTGTGTCAATGATTGAAAAAGACCAAGTAACAGAAGTATATAAGGACGACACCAAGTATACCTTCAAAGCTAAGGTTGATGGTGAAGAAAAGACTTACGAAACTGGTCTATGGGCAGATACAGACCTAACAGATAGACTACTTGACGCCAAAAAAAGAAACGATAAATTGACCTTTGGCAAAAAAATAGAAACATCCATGAACCCATGGCTAACACTATTTATAACCTCAATATTGCCATTATTTTTAATCTGGGGGATATTCTGGTTTGCATCAAGGTCACTTACAAAGACAATGGGTGGCCGAGGCGGCGCCGACTTTATGAACTTTGGTAAGTCAAATGCCAAGGTATATGTAGAAAATAAAACCGGTAAGACTTTTAAGGATGTAGCAGGCCAAGAAGAAGCTAAGGATTCTCTATTTGAAATAGTAGATTTTCTTCACAACCCAGGTAAGTACAAAGAGATTGGTGCCAAGGTTCCAAAGGGAGTGCTACTAGTAGGACCTCCAGGAACAGGTAAAACTTTATTAGCAAAAGCTGTAGCTGGTGAAGCTAATGTACCATTTTTCATCATCTCTGGATCAGAATTCGTTGAGATGTTTGTAGGACTTGGTGCAAGCAAGGTTCGTGACCTATTCAAACAAGCCAAGGAAAAGGCACCATGTATAGTATTTATAGACGAGATTGACGCTATAGGTAAAAAACGTGATGTATCTGGTTATTCTGGCAATGACGAACGTGAGCAAACTCTAAACCAATTGCTAAACGAAATGGATGGATTCGATGCCACAGAGGGAGTAGTTCTTCTAGCAGCAACAAACAGACCAGAAATCTTAGACCCAGCCCTAACTCGCCCAGGACGTTTTGACAGACAAGTTCAAGTAGAACTTCCTGACAAAAAAGGCCGTGAGGACATATTAAAAGTACACGCAAAAGTTGTAAAACGTGAAGACGATATAGACTATGAAGAGATAGCAGCAAGAACAGCTGGTACAAGTGGTGCCGATCTTGCCAATATAGTAAACGAAGGTGCCCTACGTGCAGTTCGTGAAGGCCGCAAAAAGCTAAGCCAAGAAGACTTGGAAGAATCTATAGAAGTAGTAATAGCTGGCCAACAAAAGAAAAATGCAGTTATTTCTGATGATCAAAAGAAAATCATTGCCTACCATGAAGTAGGACACGCCCTAGTAGCAGCAATTCAAACTCACAAGACACCTGTTACAAAAATAACAATTGTTCCAAGAACAGGTGGAGCTTTGGGCTACACTATGACAGTAGACAAAGATGAAAAATACATCATGACCAAAGAAGAAATCTTTGATGAGATTTGTACCTTGGCAGGTGGACGTTCTGCAGAAGAGCTTATATTTAACACCAAGACTACCGGTGCAAGCAACGATATAGAACGTGCCACAGCTATGGCAAGATCAATGGTAACTATCTATGGTATGGACGAAGACTTCGACTTTATGCAATTAGAACAAATCCAGGGCAGATACCTAGGAGGCGAGAGAGGACTAATAGTCTCAAGTGGTACTGGAAATAAAATTGACGAAAAAGTTCAAAAAATTATTTCCGCAGCCCACATGAGAGCCATAGAAATCCTAAAAGAAAATATGGATAAGCTTCACGAGATTGCAGACTTCTTACTAAAAGAAGAAACAATCACTGGTGAACAATTTATGGAAATCCTAAATCGCAAAAATATTGCTCAAGTAGATCAAGCAGAAGTAATAGAAAATACTGATGTGGATGTAAATGACTTGGACGACGGCGAAAGCCCAAAAGAAGATTTGCCACCAATAAGTAGCGAAAGCGAAGAATAA
- a CDS encoding Ldh family oxidoreductase, with protein sequence MKFDDLKKLIKDALLKAGLSEEDAELLAQVHTESSRDGVYSHGLNRVPKFIELVEDGSIDIHQRPTLLKSMAMVEQYDGNFGMGVKNAIFASNRAKTLAKEYGLGLVSLRNTTHWQRAATYTMNICEDNLIGIAWSNTDSNMPAWGSDKINIGNNPLSIAVPYGDFVLDMAMSQYSFGKLQVTASAGEELAYIGGLDKDGNETKKPEDIINGGLAYPMGYWKGSGLAIALDILAAILADGNTTYDVDKMDKGMCIGISQVFIAIDPKNFTEDFKGKMSDTIAYIKDGSSKTTYPGERMIRKRKESLDQGIEVDEEYVKKLKDYINGK encoded by the coding sequence ATGAAATTTGATGATTTAAAAAAACTAATTAAAGATGCCCTCCTAAAGGCGGGCTTGTCCGAAGAGGATGCTGAGCTTTTGGCCCAAGTTCACACAGAATCTTCAAGAGATGGTGTTTATTCTCATGGACTAAATAGAGTACCCAAATTTATAGAACTTGTAGAGGATGGTTCCATAGATATACATCAAAGACCAACCTTGCTAAAGTCTATGGCAATGGTCGAACAATACGATGGCAACTTTGGCATGGGAGTAAAGAATGCAATCTTTGCATCAAATAGGGCAAAAACCTTGGCAAAGGAATATGGACTGGGTCTAGTTAGCCTAAGAAATACCACCCACTGGCAAAGAGCAGCTACATACACTATGAATATTTGTGAGGATAATCTCATAGGAATAGCTTGGTCTAATACTGACTCCAATATGCCAGCTTGGGGATCAGATAAGATCAATATAGGTAACAATCCTCTTTCTATTGCAGTACCCTATGGTGATTTTGTTTTGGATATGGCTATGAGCCAGTATTCTTTTGGCAAGCTCCAAGTTACTGCGTCAGCAGGAGAAGAACTAGCCTATATTGGTGGCCTAGATAAGGATGGCAATGAAACTAAAAAACCAGAGGATATTATTAATGGAGGCCTTGCCTATCCAATGGGATATTGGAAAGGATCTGGACTTGCCATAGCCCTAGATATACTGGCAGCAATCCTAGCTGATGGGAACACCACCTATGATGTGGACAAGATGGATAAGGGTATGTGTATAGGGATTAGCCAAGTATTTATCGCCATAGACCCGAAGAATTTTACTGAAGATTTTAAGGGGAAAATGAGTGATACTATTGCCTACATCAAGGATGGGTCAAGCAAGACTACTTATCCGGGAGAAAGAATGATAAGAAAGAGAAAAGAGTCCTTAGATCAGGGCATAGAAGTTGACGAAGAATATGTGAAAAAGTTAAAGGATTATATAAATGGAAAATAA
- the sppA gene encoding signal peptide peptidase SppA has product MENKKRWLAAGLALLVLLVSLFTEGNKIDENKVRKDALDKFYQMEEEVLYGSNPMEKISIINVDGVIANDSNNDTIVDQLEDARKDPSVVGVIMHINSPGGSVYASEKIYKEINKLKETNKPVYAVMQELAASGGYYISAPCDKIFASNETFTGSIGVIMQSYSLEGLFEKYGIKEQNITTGKMKDAGSPGKALDKEEREYLQNLVDSAFARFVKVVADGRNMSEADVRKLADGRIYDGSQAVENGLVDSIGDLEAAYKEMAKEYNLSDPLAVEKVDVFSNFSKYLPGFKSNKSDLEVLEEMMKAEGLKPMYLYGGSYE; this is encoded by the coding sequence ATGGAAAATAAAAAAAGATGGTTAGCAGCAGGATTAGCCTTATTAGTTTTACTAGTTTCCTTATTTACTGAGGGAAACAAGATTGATGAAAATAAAGTCAGAAAAGATGCCTTGGATAAATTTTACCAAATGGAAGAGGAAGTATTATACGGTTCTAATCCTATGGAAAAAATCTCTATAATAAATGTTGACGGAGTTATTGCCAATGATAGCAATAACGATACAATTGTAGATCAGCTAGAAGATGCTCGCAAGGATCCAAGTGTAGTTGGTGTTATCATGCACATAAATTCCCCAGGCGGATCTGTTTATGCTAGCGAGAAGATATATAAGGAAATCAATAAACTTAAAGAAACAAACAAACCTGTCTATGCAGTAATGCAAGAACTTGCAGCAAGTGGTGGCTACTATATATCTGCTCCATGCGATAAGATTTTCGCATCAAATGAGACCTTTACAGGTTCAATAGGAGTTATAATGCAGTCATATTCTTTAGAAGGATTATTTGAGAAATATGGCATCAAGGAACAAAATATCACAACCGGCAAGATGAAAGATGCAGGCTCTCCTGGCAAAGCTTTGGATAAGGAAGAAAGAGAATATTTACAAAATCTTGTCGACTCAGCCTTTGCTCGCTTTGTAAAAGTTGTTGCTGATGGTAGAAATATGTCAGAAGCTGATGTTAGGAAACTTGCTGACGGTAGAATCTATGATGGAAGCCAAGCTGTAGAAAATGGATTAGTTGACTCTATAGGAGATTTGGAAGCTGCCTATAAGGAAATGGCAAAAGAATACAATTTGTCAGATCCACTTGCGGTAGAAAAAGTTGATGTATTTTCAAACTTTAGCAAATACTTACCAGGATTCAAATCAAATAAATCAGACCTAGAAGTATTGGAAGAAATGATGAAGGCTGAAGGGCTAAAGCCAATGTATCTTTATGGAGGTTCTTATGAATGA
- a CDS encoding RDD family protein, which yields MNEKPSFVYAGFFIRLVAFAIDMVVVYALKRIVTSFVDPNTTIAFNLHVEVLVYWVITLAYFTLTTYFNKGQTLGKMITNIRVVSIDGSDLNFLQIVSRETFGRYVQNKFMFLYLIVGFAPMKQSLMDILSDTVVVRENVSSYFTNKDLEIVTN from the coding sequence ATGAATGAGAAACCATCCTTTGTCTATGCTGGATTTTTCATAAGACTAGTAGCCTTTGCCATTGATATGGTTGTTGTTTACGCTTTGAAAAGAATTGTCACAAGTTTTGTTGACCCAAACACTACAATTGCCTTTAATTTACACGTAGAAGTCTTAGTGTATTGGGTAATCACTCTGGCGTATTTCACCCTCACCACATATTTTAATAAAGGCCAAACACTGGGCAAGATGATTACAAACATTCGAGTTGTTTCCATAGACGGAAGCGATTTAAATTTCCTACAAATTGTTTCACGTGAAACATTTGGAAGATATGTTCAAAACAAGTTTATGTTTTTGTATTTGATAGTTGGCTTTGCTCCTATGAAACAGTCACTAATGGATATACTTTCAGACACTGTTGTAGTAAGGGAAAATGTTAGTTCGTATTTCACCAACAAAGATTTAGAAATAGTCACAAATTAA
- a CDS encoding ribonucleoside-diphosphate reductase subunit alpha: protein MEIIKRDGTYVPFEQEKIELAIKKSFASVDSMVTDEKLRYMSDKIVATIKEKYPKDHTVTVEEVQDLVELTLIDENYYREVKSYILYRAKHNMDRKVITDFENFITDKEVLRILEEIQEEFDNQRYPIESLYLKFESFTKANMTEMDHLKALIRAASELTSKEGPDWEIIAARFLMHEINLEIERNEERFDIYDFKSKIEYLTQAGLYGEYILENYSSDDLDELGSYLNKDRDKLFTFSGLDLVKKRYLIKTFTGDIIESVQEMFMGIAMHLAIPEKDRVAFAKRLYDILSSLKATMATPTMTNARKPFNQLSSCFIDTVPDTLKGIYRSITNFAEVSKHGGGMGLYFGKVRANGSDIRGFEGVAGGVIRWIRLANDTAVAVDQLGVRQGAVACYLDIWHKDIPEFLALKTNNGDDRMKAHDIFPGVCVPDYFWELCRDDINATWHMFDPHEVDKKYGKALEDTYGDEWKEFYLKLVEDKNISRRTMPVKEMVRLLIKSWTETGTPFVFNRDAVNRMNPNKHKGMIYSSNLCTEIAQNMSPSETVSTEIVDENGDSIIVNKTKPGDFVECNLASLTLGALDVNDQAELEETVRTVVRALDNVIDLNYYPTPYAEVTNKKYRAIGLGTSGYHHMLVKNDIKWSNKEAHGAFVDRVYEDINYYAIKESMEIAKEKGFYKEFEGSDWQNGDYFKLRDYKSDRWEELKAEVGKNGLRNGYLMAIAPTGSTSIISGTSAGVDPIMSRYFLEEKKGAIVPRVAPGLTTKTFWLYENAHDIDQNISMEMAGVRQRHIDQAQSINIYITTEYTMRQILNVYIKAWESGVKSIYYVRGKSLEVEDCDSCAS, encoded by the coding sequence ATGGAAATAATTAAAAGGGATGGGACCTATGTTCCGTTCGAACAAGAAAAAATTGAGCTAGCCATAAAAAAATCTTTTGCTTCTGTAGATTCTATGGTTACTGACGAAAAGCTAAGGTATATGTCAGACAAAATCGTAGCAACTATCAAGGAAAAATATCCCAAAGACCACACAGTTACAGTAGAAGAAGTACAAGATTTAGTTGAGCTAACTCTCATAGATGAAAATTATTACAGAGAAGTAAAATCTTACATCCTATACAGGGCCAAACACAATATGGATCGTAAGGTTATTACTGATTTTGAAAACTTTATTACTGATAAAGAAGTTCTAAGAATACTTGAAGAAATCCAAGAAGAGTTTGACAACCAAAGATATCCTATCGAATCTTTATATTTGAAATTTGAATCTTTCACCAAGGCAAATATGACAGAAATGGACCACTTAAAAGCCCTAATCCGTGCTGCAAGTGAACTTACAAGCAAAGAAGGTCCAGATTGGGAAATCATTGCAGCTAGGTTTTTGATGCACGAAATCAACCTAGAGATCGAAAGAAACGAAGAAAGATTTGATATCTATGACTTCAAATCCAAAATTGAATACCTCACTCAAGCAGGTCTTTATGGAGAATATATCTTAGAAAACTACAGCTCTGACGACCTTGATGAACTAGGAAGCTACCTTAACAAGGACCGCGACAAGTTGTTTACATTTTCAGGTCTAGACTTAGTAAAGAAAAGATATCTTATAAAGACCTTTACTGGGGACATCATAGAAAGTGTCCAAGAAATGTTTATGGGCATTGCCATGCACCTAGCCATTCCAGAAAAAGACAGAGTGGCCTTTGCCAAAAGACTTTATGATATTCTATCAAGCCTAAAAGCAACTATGGCAACCCCAACAATGACCAATGCTAGAAAGCCATTTAACCAGCTTTCAAGCTGCTTTATAGACACAGTTCCAGATACTTTAAAGGGAATCTACCGTTCTATAACAAACTTTGCCGAAGTTTCCAAACATGGTGGAGGTATGGGACTTTACTTTGGTAAGGTTCGTGCCAATGGGTCTGATATCCGAGGTTTTGAAGGAGTTGCAGGTGGGGTTATCCGCTGGATAAGACTTGCCAATGACACAGCTGTTGCTGTAGACCAACTAGGAGTACGCCAAGGCGCTGTTGCCTGCTATCTAGATATCTGGCATAAAGATATACCAGAATTCTTGGCCCTAAAGACCAACAACGGAGATGACCGTATGAAAGCTCATGACATCTTCCCGGGCGTATGTGTACCAGATTATTTCTGGGAACTTTGTAGGGATGATATAAACGCAACCTGGCATATGTTTGACCCACACGAAGTGGACAAGAAATATGGTAAGGCCCTAGAAGATACCTATGGAGATGAGTGGAAAGAATTCTACCTAAAACTTGTTGAAGACAAAAATATTTCTCGCCGTACCATGCCTGTAAAGGAAATGGTAAGATTACTAATCAAATCATGGACAGAAACAGGTACACCATTTGTCTTTAATAGAGATGCAGTAAATAGGATGAACCCTAACAAACACAAGGGCATGATTTATTCATCAAACCTATGTACAGAAATCGCCCAAAATATGAGCCCATCAGAGACAGTTTCAACAGAAATAGTAGATGAAAATGGCGATTCAATCATAGTAAACAAGACAAAACCTGGAGACTTTGTTGAATGTAACCTAGCAAGTCTAACACTTGGAGCTCTTGACGTAAACGATCAAGCAGAGCTTGAAGAAACTGTAAGAACTGTAGTCCGTGCCTTGGATAATGTAATTGATTTAAACTACTATCCAACACCTTATGCAGAAGTAACCAACAAGAAATACCGTGCCATTGGCCTTGGAACAAGTGGCTACCACCACATGCTAGTAAAAAATGACATCAAATGGTCAAACAAAGAAGCTCACGGAGCCTTTGTCGATAGGGTCTATGAGGATATCAACTACTATGCAATCAAAGAGTCCATGGAAATAGCCAAAGAAAAAGGATTCTACAAAGAATTTGAAGGATCTGACTGGCAAAATGGTGATTACTTCAAACTTAGAGACTATAAGAGCGATAGATGGGAAGAACTAAAAGCAGAAGTTGGCAAAAACGGCCTCAGAAATGGCTATCTAATGGCCATAGCTCCAACAGGATCAACATCAATCATATCCGGCACATCAGCAGGAGTTGACCCAATCATGAGCCGCTACTTCCTAGAAGAAAAGAAGGGTGCCATAGTACCAAGAGTAGCACCAGGGCTTACAACCAAAACCTTCTGGCTCTACGAAAACGCCCACGACATTGACCAAAACATCTCAATGGAAATGGCAGGAGTAAGACAAAGACACATAGACCAAGCCCAATCAATCAATATTTATATAACAACAGAATACACCATGAGACAAATTCTAAATGTCTACATCAAAGCATGGGAATCAGGAGTAAAATCAATCTACTATGTAAGAGGCAAGAGCCTAGAAGTTGAAGATTGTGATTCTTGTGCAAGCTAG
- a CDS encoding type II toxin-antitoxin system RelB/DinJ family antitoxin, translating into MAQTQINVRVDSDTKKDAERVCSDIGISLSSAINIYLKKIVRENKIPFELEADPFYNPKNLEKLEQLIDDYENGRLDIVNHGLIEE; encoded by the coding sequence ATGGCGCAAACACAAATAAACGTACGTGTAGATTCTGACACAAAAAAAGATGCTGAAAGAGTATGTTCAGATATAGGCATTTCCTTGTCATCAGCAATTAACATATATTTAAAGAAAATTGTAAGGGAAAATAAAATACCTTTTGAGTTAGAAGCAGATCCATTTTATAATCCAAAGAATCTAGAAAAACTTGAACAATTAATAGATGATTATGAAAATGGAAGGTTAGATATTGTAAATCATGGACTAATAGAGGAGTGA
- a CDS encoding Txe/YoeB family addiction module toxin codes for MRSIEWILPAWEDYLSRQKQDKKIFKKINELIKVSLRTPFEGIGKPEPLKSNYAGYWSRRINQEHRMVYKVLDDKIVIIACKGHYI; via the coding sequence TTGAGAAGTATTGAGTGGATTTTGCCAGCTTGGGAAGATTACCTGTCACGGCAAAAGCAAGATAAGAAAATATTTAAAAAGATAAATGAGCTAATAAAAGTTAGTTTAAGAACGCCTTTTGAAGGAATTGGAAAACCAGAACCACTTAAGTCAAACTATGCAGGTTATTGGAGCAGGCGAATAAATCAAGAGCATAGAATGGTTTATAAAGTTTTGGATGATAAAATAGTAATTATTGCATGTAAGGGTCATTATATATAA
- a CDS encoding ribonucleotide-diphosphate reductase subunit beta, translating to MEESKNREVGKRGIFNEDGDIDLSKRKIIQGNTTNLNDFNNLKYTWTSDWYRQAMNNFWIPEEINLNQDIKDYRNLDEHEKFAFDRIISFLTYLDSIQTANLPNLQTYITANEINLCLSIQTYQESIHSQSYSYILDTICSPEERSKILYMWKDDEHLLHRNEYIGDQYNHFLERDDEFNFMKAIIANYILEGIYFYSGFSFFYNLGRNGKMPGTVQEIRYINRDENTHLWLFRSLINDLKKERPDLFTEEHIKYYTEMLKEGVEEEIAWGKYAIGDNIAGLNGKMIEDYIKYLGNLRAKGLGFGPIYEGYKEIPSSMKWVDEYSDPNQVKTDFFEAKVSAYSKSSVIEDDL from the coding sequence ATGGAAGAAAGTAAAAACAGAGAAGTTGGTAAGCGTGGGATTTTTAATGAGGATGGGGATATTGATCTTTCTAAGAGAAAGATTATCCAAGGTAATACCACAAATCTAAACGATTTTAATAATCTAAAATACACCTGGACTAGCGATTGGTATAGGCAAGCTATGAACAATTTCTGGATTCCAGAGGAGATCAATTTAAATCAAGATATCAAAGACTATCGCAATCTTGACGAGCACGAGAAGTTTGCCTTTGATAGGATAATTTCATTTTTGACCTATCTAGATTCTATACAAACAGCAAATCTACCAAATCTACAGACCTACATTACCGCAAATGAGATAAATCTTTGCCTATCAATTCAAACCTACCAAGAGTCTATCCACTCTCAATCATATTCATATATACTAGATACAATCTGTTCGCCAGAAGAGCGCAGCAAGATCTTATATATGTGGAAAGATGACGAGCATTTGCTTCACAGGAATGAATATATAGGCGACCAATACAATCATTTCCTAGAAAGAGATGATGAGTTTAACTTTATGAAGGCCATCATTGCAAATTATATCCTTGAGGGTATATACTTCTATTCAGGATTCTCATTTTTCTACAACCTAGGACGTAACGGCAAGATGCCAGGAACTGTCCAAGAGATAAGATACATCAACCGTGATGAAAATACTCACTTGTGGTTGTTTAGGTCATTAATCAACGACCTTAAAAAAGAAAGACCTGACTTATTTACAGAAGAGCACATCAAATATTACACAGAGATGCTAAAAGAAGGTGTAGAAGAAGAGATTGCTTGGGGCAAATACGCTATTGGCGATAATATTGCCGGCCTCAATGGCAAGATGATTGAAGATTATATCAAATACCTAGGAAATCTTAGGGCAAAGGGCTTAGGCTTTGGACCAATCTATGAAGGATATAAAGAAATACCAAGCTCAATGAAATGGGTAGATGAATACTCAGATCCAAACCAAGTGAAGACAGATTTCTTTGAAGCAAAAGTATCTGCTTACTCTAAATCATCAGTAATAGAAGATGACCTATAA
- a CDS encoding TetR/AcrR family transcriptional regulator → MDAAIRVFQRKGLEKTSVRDIMKEAGFGLGTFYLYYKDKNDLKEKLVLDLASSIIINAENSCMGEDPIERYISFVDYIIDYLIANPFELDLLSKNITWALYTEIENDQKLREADSTLKFILNKYENLFSHSFTEPQQLYILSLTIENIISTCKSALMEESVLSIDEMKPVLFAVIRKIFK, encoded by the coding sequence ATGGATGCGGCTATTAGAGTTTTTCAAAGAAAGGGTCTGGAGAAGACTTCTGTTAGAGACATTATGAAAGAAGCCGGCTTTGGACTTGGAACTTTTTATCTTTATTATAAGGACAAAAACGACCTTAAGGAGAAATTAGTTTTAGATTTGGCTAGCTCTATTATTATCAATGCTGAGAATTCTTGCATGGGCGAGGATCCGATCGAAAGATATATATCTTTTGTCGATTATATTATCGATTATCTGATTGCCAATCCATTCGAACTAGACCTTCTTAGCAAAAATATTACTTGGGCACTTTATACCGAGATTGAAAATGATCAGAAGTTAAGGGAAGCTGACTCGACTCTGAAATTTATCCTAAACAAATATGAGAATTTATTTTCGCACTCATTTACAGAGCCCCAACAGCTTTACATACTTTCTCTTACTATAGAAAACATCATTTCCACTTGCAAGAGTGCCTTGATGGAAGAATCCGTTCTTTCAATTGATGAGATGAAACCAGTTTTGTTTGCTGTTATTAGAAAAATATTTAAGTAA